The Streptococcus pantholopis genome has a segment encoding these proteins:
- the grpE gene encoding nucleotide exchange factor GrpE produces MAEDVKNEEVEKETEAADTVTDDSVQETAEETPEKSELQLANERAEDFENKYLRAHAEMQNVQRRANEERQNLQRYRSQDLAKAILPSLDNLERALAVEGLTDDVKKGLEMVQESLLQALKEEGVEEVEVQQFDHNFHMAVQTLPADDEHPADTVAEVLQKGYKLHERLLRPAMVIVYN; encoded by the coding sequence TTGGCAGAAGATGTAAAAAATGAAGAAGTTGAAAAAGAGACTGAAGCAGCAGATACAGTGACCGATGATTCAGTGCAGGAAACTGCGGAGGAAACTCCTGAAAAATCGGAACTGCAGCTGGCCAATGAACGGGCAGAGGATTTTGAGAATAAATACCTGCGTGCTCATGCAGAAATGCAAAATGTTCAGCGTCGGGCAAATGAGGAGCGGCAAAATTTGCAGCGCTACCGCTCTCAAGATTTAGCAAAGGCTATCCTGCCAAGCTTAGATAATCTTGAGCGTGCTTTAGCTGTAGAAGGGCTGACAGATGATGTTAAAAAGGGGCTTGAAATGGTTCAGGAAAGCCTGCTGCAGGCCTTAAAAGAAGAAGGTGTAGAGGAAGTTGAGGTCCAGCAATTTGACCACAATTTCCATATGGCCGTTCAAACTTTGCCGGCAGATGATGAGCATCCGGCCGATACTGTCGCAGAGGTTTTACAAAAGGGTTACAAACTGCATGAACGTTTGCTCAGACCAGCTATGGTTATTGTTTATAACTAG
- a CDS encoding histidine phosphatase family protein has protein sequence MKKVKLYIARHGKTMFNTIGRAQGWSDTPLTAQGELGIRELGIGLKEAGIVFDAAFSSDSGRTMQTMEIILKECQQEKIPYTRDKRIREWCFGSLDGGYDGELFYGVLPRTKAFENGRDMKDVPYPELAESLVEVDTANWAEPWPVLRKRIYDGFEAIAVQMEEQGGGNAIVVSHGMTINTFAWLVEPNQPRLSLDNGSVTVANYEDGRFILETVGDMSYRQIGRKILEDVENA, from the coding sequence ATGAAGAAAGTAAAACTCTACATTGCCCGTCATGGGAAAACGATGTTTAACACTATCGGGCGAGCCCAAGGTTGGAGTGATACGCCCCTGACTGCACAGGGGGAGCTTGGCATTCGGGAGCTTGGTATCGGTTTGAAGGAAGCTGGAATAGTATTTGATGCGGCCTTTTCAAGTGATTCGGGACGGACCATGCAAACCATGGAAATTATTTTAAAAGAATGCCAGCAGGAGAAGATTCCCTACACCCGTGATAAGCGTATTCGGGAATGGTGCTTCGGCAGTTTGGATGGCGGTTATGACGGGGAGCTTTTCTATGGCGTACTGCCTAGGACTAAGGCTTTTGAAAATGGCCGTGATATGAAGGATGTTCCTTATCCTGAGCTGGCTGAAAGTCTTGTTGAAGTAGATACTGCTAACTGGGCAGAGCCTTGGCCTGTTCTGCGAAAAAGGATTTATGATGGATTTGAAGCGATTGCTGTACAAATGGAGGAGCAAGGCGGCGGCAATGCTATTGTTGTAAGTCATGGTATGACCATCAATACCTTTGCCTGGCTGGTGGAACCTAATCAGCCGCGGCTTTCTCTGGATAATGGCTCGGTTACTGTTGCTAATTATGAGGACGGCCGGTTTATACTTGAGACTGTTGGTGATATGTCTTACCGGCAAATAGGAAGAAAGATTTTAGAAGACGTAGAAAACGCATGA
- the rplM gene encoding 50S ribosomal protein L13: MNKTTYMAKPGEVERKWYLVDATDVPLGRLSAVVASVLRGKNKPTYTPHTDTGDFVIVINAEKVKLTGKKASDKIYYTHSMYPGGLKQISAGELRSKNAVRLIEKSVKGMLPHNTLGRAQGMKLKVFVGPEHTHAAQQPEVLDITGLI, encoded by the coding sequence ATGAATAAAACAACATACATGGCTAAGCCAGGTGAAGTTGAACGCAAATGGTACCTTGTTGATGCGACCGATGTGCCGCTTGGACGTCTGTCAGCTGTTGTTGCCAGTGTTCTTCGAGGAAAAAATAAGCCTACTTATACCCCTCACACTGATACCGGTGATTTTGTTATTGTTATCAATGCTGAAAAAGTAAAATTGACTGGCAAAAAAGCAAGCGACAAAATTTATTATACGCACTCAATGTATCCTGGCGGTCTAAAACAAATATCTGCAGGAGAATTGCGCTCCAAAAATGCTGTGCGCTTGATTGAAAAATCAGTTAAGGGTATGCTTCCGCACAATACTCTTGGCCGTGCACAAGGCATGAAGCTGAAAGTATTTGTCGGCCCAGAGCACACCCATGCTGCTCAACAGCCAGAAGTGCTCGATATTACAGGACTTATCTAA
- a CDS encoding glycoside hydrolase family 73 protein, protein MRRRLSLRYFLAFVLLFILIVPLSLSLRDNVPDSRQKQAVAYTKEEFIKEIAPTVQTAAASYGLRPSLILGQAVLASDYGRDLLAVKYHNLFGIRAQAGDNSVLLKDELYIDNVWQEKNVRFKIYHSWDEAVYDYLDLLKSGDLWGDRLYTQMATLKGYKGPAQSLQGAGFSTDPDYASKLTQVIEKNDLTQYD, encoded by the coding sequence TTGAGAAGACGGCTTTCTCTCAGATACTTTCTTGCTTTTGTTTTACTTTTTATCTTGATTGTTCCACTATCTTTGTCACTGCGGGACAATGTTCCTGACAGCAGGCAAAAACAGGCTGTTGCTTATACAAAAGAAGAATTTATTAAAGAAATAGCTCCTACTGTTCAGACGGCAGCTGCCTCTTATGGTTTACGTCCTTCGCTTATTCTTGGTCAGGCTGTTTTAGCTTCGGATTATGGCAGGGATTTGCTGGCAGTCAAATATCATAATTTATTTGGTATCCGAGCACAGGCCGGTGATAATTCAGTGCTGTTAAAGGATGAATTATATATAGATAATGTTTGGCAAGAAAAAAATGTGCGTTTTAAAATTTATCATTCCTGGGATGAAGCTGTTTATGATTACCTGGATTTACTGAAATCCGGCGATCTTTGGGGAGATAGGCTCTACACACAAATGGCTACTTTAAAGGGGTATAAGGGCCCGGCTCAGTCTTTGCAAGGGGCTGGCTTTAGTACAGATCCTGATTATGCTTCAAAACTCACTCAGGTTATTGAAAAAAATGATTTAACACAATACGATTGA
- a CDS encoding ACT domain-containing protein — MKAIITVVGKDKAGIVAGVSAKIAELDLNIDDITQTVLDEFFTMMMLVSSEEKKDFTVLRSELETLGEGLNVKINIQSTAIFDAMHNL, encoded by the coding sequence ATGAAAGCAATCATTACAGTTGTTGGGAAAGATAAAGCTGGAATTGTCGCCGGGGTTTCAGCCAAAATTGCAGAATTAGACCTGAATATTGATGATATTACACAAACAGTCTTAGATGAATTTTTTACAATGATGATGCTTGTCTCATCAGAAGAGAAAAAAGATTTTACTGTGCTGCGTTCGGAATTAGAAACACTGGGGGAAGGCTTAAATGTCAAAATTAATATTCAAAGCACAGCGATTTTTGACGCCATGCATAATTTGTAA
- the dnaK gene encoding molecular chaperone DnaK, translating into MSKIIGIDLGTTNSAVAVLEGTESKIIANPEGNRTTPSVVSFKNGEIIVGDAAKRQAVTNPETVLSIKSKMGTSEKVAANGKEYTPQEISAMILQYLKGYAEDYLGEKVDKAVITVPAYFNDAQRQATKDAGKIAGLEVERIINEPTAAALAYGLDKTDKDEKVLVFDLGGGTFDVSILELGDGVFDVLATAGDNKLGGDDFDQKVIDFLVEEFKKENGIDLAADKMALQRLKDAAEKAKKDLSGVTQTQISLPFITAGEAGPLHLETNLSRAKFDDLTSDLVERTKTPVRQALSDAGLSLSEIDEVILVGGSTRIPAVVEAVKAETGKEPNKSVNPDEVVAMGAAIQGGVITGDVKDVVLLDVTPLSLGIETMGGVFTKLIDRNTTIPTSKSQVFSTAADNQPAVDIHVLQGERPMAADNKTLGRFQLTDIPAAPRGVPQIEVTFDIDKNGIVSVKAKDLGTQKEQHIVIKSNDGLSEEEIDRMMKDAEANAEADAKRKEEVDLKNEVDQAIFATEKTIKETEGKGFDTERDAAQSALDELKAAQESGNLDDMKTKLEALNEKSQALAVKLYEQAAAAQQAQAEADGNQAEGASDNKGGDDDVVDGEFTEK; encoded by the coding sequence ATGTCTAAAATTATTGGTATTGACTTAGGAACAACTAACTCAGCGGTAGCAGTTCTGGAAGGAACTGAAAGTAAAATTATTGCAAATCCGGAAGGCAATCGTACGACCCCTTCAGTAGTATCTTTTAAAAACGGTGAAATCATTGTAGGAGATGCTGCTAAACGGCAGGCGGTTACAAATCCGGAAACGGTTCTTTCTATTAAATCTAAAATGGGAACCTCGGAAAAAGTTGCGGCTAATGGAAAAGAATACACACCGCAAGAAATTTCAGCTATGATTTTACAGTATCTTAAAGGTTATGCTGAAGATTATCTTGGAGAAAAGGTAGACAAAGCTGTTATTACGGTTCCTGCTTACTTTAACGATGCACAGCGTCAAGCCACAAAAGATGCCGGTAAAATTGCCGGACTTGAGGTAGAACGCATTATCAATGAACCTACTGCAGCTGCCCTTGCCTATGGTCTTGATAAGACAGATAAAGATGAAAAAGTTTTGGTCTTTGACCTAGGCGGAGGAACCTTCGATGTCTCAATTCTTGAATTAGGGGACGGTGTTTTTGATGTATTGGCCACTGCTGGAGATAATAAACTGGGCGGAGATGACTTCGACCAAAAAGTTATTGATTTCTTGGTTGAAGAATTCAAGAAAGAAAACGGTATTGATTTGGCAGCAGACAAAATGGCTCTTCAACGTTTGAAAGATGCTGCAGAAAAAGCTAAAAAGGATTTATCAGGAGTAACACAAACGCAAATCAGCCTGCCGTTTATCACGGCTGGTGAAGCTGGCCCGCTGCATTTGGAAACAAATCTTTCGCGCGCTAAATTTGACGATTTAACAAGTGACTTGGTTGAACGGACTAAAACACCGGTTCGTCAAGCACTCTCTGATGCTGGACTGTCATTGTCTGAAATTGATGAAGTTATCCTTGTCGGCGGATCAACACGTATTCCTGCTGTTGTTGAAGCTGTTAAGGCAGAAACAGGCAAAGAGCCTAATAAGTCTGTTAACCCTGATGAAGTTGTTGCTATGGGGGCTGCTATTCAAGGCGGTGTGATTACAGGTGATGTGAAAGATGTCGTCCTGCTTGATGTTACTCCGCTGTCACTGGGTATTGAAACAATGGGCGGTGTGTTTACAAAACTGATTGACCGCAACACAACTATTCCAACGTCTAAATCACAAGTCTTCTCTACAGCAGCAGACAATCAGCCTGCAGTGGATATTCACGTGCTTCAAGGGGAACGCCCTATGGCCGCAGATAATAAAACACTTGGCCGCTTCCAGCTGACTGATATTCCGGCTGCTCCTCGCGGTGTACCGCAAATTGAAGTGACGTTTGATATTGATAAAAACGGGATTGTTTCGGTAAAAGCTAAAGATCTTGGAACACAAAAAGAACAGCACATTGTCATTAAATCTAATGATGGCTTAAGCGAAGAAGAGATTGACCGCATGATGAAGGATGCTGAAGCAAATGCTGAAGCAGATGCTAAGCGCAAAGAAGAAGTCGATCTTAAAAATGAAGTGGATCAGGCTATCTTTGCGACTGAAAAGACGATTAAGGAAACTGAAGGCAAAGGTTTTGATACTGAACGCGATGCTGCCCAGTCTGCCCTTGATGAATTAAAAGCGGCTCAAGAATCCGGAAATCTGGATGACATGAAAACTAAGCTAGAAGCGCTTAATGAAAAATCACAAGCTTTAGCAGTGAAACTTTATGAACAAGCAGCAGCGGCTCAGCAAGCTCAAGCAGAAGCAGACGGCAACCAAGCAGAAGGAGCTTCAGATAACAAGGGCGGCGACGATGATGTTGTTGATGGCGAGTTCACTGAAAAATAA
- a CDS encoding XRE family transcriptional regulator codes for MFSAKKLKERRQQFQLTQAYLAKELSISRPSYCNWEKGKTKPNQKNLKKLSELLDVAPSYFLSEHDIVAVYTQLNQNNKDKVMDYSQNLLAKQNKVADLAQPKRYPYKVFEKLSAGSGFAYFGDGNFDTVFYDEEIDHDFASWVFGDSMEPTFLNGEVALIKQTGFDYDGAIYAVEWDGQTYIKKVYREEDGLRLVSINKRYADKFAPYDENPRIIGLIVGNFMPLEN; via the coding sequence ATGTTCTCAGCCAAAAAATTAAAAGAAAGACGGCAGCAGTTCCAGCTGACTCAAGCCTACTTGGCAAAAGAGCTAAGCATCTCCAGACCGTCTTATTGCAATTGGGAGAAGGGTAAAACTAAGCCTAATCAAAAAAATCTTAAAAAATTATCAGAGCTTCTAGACGTTGCTCCCAGCTATTTTTTATCTGAACATGATATTGTAGCAGTTTATACACAGCTAAATCAAAACAATAAGGATAAAGTAATGGATTATTCACAAAATTTACTTGCAAAACAGAATAAAGTAGCAGACTTGGCACAGCCTAAACGCTACCCTTACAAAGTATTTGAAAAACTATCAGCCGGTTCAGGCTTTGCTTATTTTGGAGATGGCAATTTTGATACTGTTTTTTATGATGAAGAAATTGATCATGATTTTGCTTCTTGGGTTTTTGGAGATTCCATGGAACCTACCTTTTTAAATGGTGAGGTTGCTCTTATAAAGCAAACCGGCTTTGATTATGATGGTGCTATTTATGCGGTAGAATGGGATGGCCAAACCTACATCAAAAAAGTGTACCGCGAAGAAGACGGGCTGCGTTTGGTGTCTATTAATAAACGCTATGCAGACAAATTCGCCCCTTACGATGAAAATCCGCGGATTATCGGCCTAATAGTGGGCAACTTTATGCCCTTGGAGAATTAA
- a CDS encoding sigma-70 family RNA polymerase sigma factor has product MREEEFDELYKKVRPIILKLKRSYHIHLWDYNDWLQEGSIVLFRLLDAHPDLCQDELRLYVYFKTKFSNYLKDVIRQQESYKRKFNKMAYEDISQLSHCISDNALSLDDYVAYRELVQDIEKNLEGQEREMFQKLLQGERFAGRRKMIKKLQPLFKDFK; this is encoded by the coding sequence ATGCGAGAAGAAGAGTTTGATGAGCTATATAAAAAAGTTAGGCCGATTATTTTAAAGTTAAAACGCAGTTATCATATTCACCTGTGGGACTATAATGACTGGCTGCAGGAAGGCAGCATTGTCTTGTTCAGGCTTTTGGATGCGCATCCTGACTTGTGTCAGGATGAATTGCGCTTGTACGTCTACTTTAAGACTAAATTTTCTAATTATTTAAAAGATGTTATTCGTCAGCAAGAAAGCTACAAGCGAAAATTTAATAAAATGGCTTATGAAGACATTAGCCAGCTCAGTCACTGTATCAGTGATAATGCCTTATCTTTAGATGACTATGTTGCTTATAGAGAGCTTGTTCAAGATATCGAAAAGAATTTAGAGGGGCAGGAGCGCGAGATGTTTCAAAAACTTTTGCAAGGGGAGCGTTTTGCAGGACGTCGAAAAATGATAAAAAAACTTCAGCCTTTGTTTAAAGATTTTAAGTGA
- the rpsI gene encoding 30S ribosomal protein S9 encodes MAQAQYTGTGRRKNAVARVRLVPGTGKITVNKKDVEDYIPRSDLRLIINQPFAVTSTAGSYDVFVNVVGGGYAGQSGAIRHGIARALLQVDPDFRDSLKRAGLLTRDARMVERKKPGLKKARKASQFSKR; translated from the coding sequence ATGGCACAAGCACAATATACAGGTACTGGACGCCGTAAAAATGCAGTGGCTCGCGTTCGTTTAGTCCCAGGAACTGGTAAAATTACAGTAAATAAAAAGGATGTTGAAGATTATATCCCTCGTTCTGATTTGCGCCTCATTATTAATCAGCCGTTTGCTGTAACGTCAACAGCAGGTTCTTATGACGTTTTTGTCAACGTTGTAGGCGGTGGTTATGCAGGACAATCTGGAGCCATTCGCCACGGTATTGCCCGTGCGCTTCTTCAAGTTGACCCTGACTTCCGTGATTCACTTAAACGCGCAGGCCTCCTTACCCGTGACGCCCGTATGGTTGAACGGAAAAAACCAGGTCTTAAGAAAGCGCGTAAAGCATCACAATTCTCAAAACGTTAA
- a CDS encoding Hsp20/alpha crystallin family protein, producing the protein MLTPKLFSDGLLDNWFDDVSKEFTNIRRNISKNAGREMLMDVKDKKDHYDVEIDLPGVKKENITIELQNGYLNITASKSHDREEKDKEDNIIRQERYYGTMSRSFYVGDNVTADDVHGKFEDGVLTLTIPKKEPTEKLDNPNRISID; encoded by the coding sequence ATGCTGACACCTAAATTATTTTCAGATGGCCTATTAGATAACTGGTTTGACGATGTATCAAAGGAATTTACGAATATCCGGCGTAATATCAGCAAAAATGCCGGTCGTGAAATGTTGATGGATGTCAAAGATAAAAAAGACCATTATGATGTGGAAATTGACTTACCGGGGGTTAAAAAGGAAAATATAACCATTGAACTCCAGAATGGCTATCTAAACATCACAGCCTCAAAAAGTCATGATCGGGAAGAAAAGGATAAGGAAGATAACATTATCCGTCAAGAACGCTATTACGGCACAATGTCAAGGAGCTTTTATGTAGGTGATAATGTGACAGCAGATGATGTCCACGGGAAGTTTGAGGATGGGGTACTTACCCTCACGATTCCTAAGAAAGAACCTACTGAAAAGCTCGATAATCCTAATCGTATTTCAATCGATTAA
- the hrcA gene encoding heat-inducible transcriptional repressor HrcA, with the protein MITPRQNDILNLIIEMFTQTHEPIGSKKLQTLIDSSSATIRNDMAKLEKLGLLEKAHTSSGRMPSPAGFKYFVEHSLSFDSVNEQDIYRVVKAFDFEAFKLEDLLQRASHVLSEMTGYTAVVLDVEPARQKLTGFEIVQLSNHDALAILTLDESKPATVQFAIPKNFLKRDLLILKEIVDERLLDQSVMDIHYKLRTEIPQIVQKYFTVTDNVLDLFDYIFAELFKESVFVSGKVNSLEYAELKTYQFLDDPQRVALALRSSIQEDEMGSVQVGDSKEAALADVTVLTHKYLIPYRGFGLLALIGPIDMDYRRSVSLVNVIGRVLVMKLGDYYRYLNSNHYEVN; encoded by the coding sequence GTGATTACTCCGCGGCAAAATGATATTTTAAATCTTATTATTGAAATGTTTACTCAAACGCATGAACCTATTGGCTCCAAAAAACTGCAGACACTTATTGATTCAAGCAGCGCGACAATCAGAAATGATATGGCCAAACTTGAAAAATTAGGTTTGCTTGAGAAAGCTCATACTTCAAGCGGTCGTATGCCCAGCCCAGCTGGTTTTAAGTATTTTGTCGAACACTCACTCAGTTTTGACAGTGTTAATGAACAAGATATTTACCGGGTTGTTAAAGCATTTGATTTTGAGGCTTTCAAACTGGAAGATCTCTTACAGCGTGCCAGTCATGTTTTGTCAGAAATGACAGGCTATACTGCTGTCGTGCTTGATGTGGAGCCGGCCAGACAAAAGCTGACGGGCTTTGAGATTGTCCAGCTAAGCAACCATGATGCTCTGGCAATTTTAACGCTCGATGAATCAAAACCTGCCACAGTACAGTTTGCTATTCCCAAAAATTTTCTTAAACGCGATCTGTTAATCTTAAAGGAAATTGTGGACGAGCGGCTGCTTGACCAGTCGGTTATGGATATCCACTATAAATTAAGAACAGAGATTCCGCAGATTGTGCAAAAGTACTTTACTGTGACTGATAATGTTTTAGATTTGTTTGATTATATTTTTGCTGAGTTATTCAAAGAGTCTGTCTTTGTGAGCGGAAAAGTTAACTCACTGGAATATGCAGAGCTAAAAACCTATCAGTTTCTGGATGATCCGCAGCGTGTTGCGCTTGCTTTGCGCAGCAGTATACAGGAAGATGAGATGGGCAGTGTTCAGGTTGGTGACAGTAAAGAAGCTGCTTTGGCTGATGTTACGGTTTTAACACACAAATATCTGATTCCTTATAGAGGTTTCGGTCTGTTGGCTTTAATCGGTCCGATTGACATGGATTATCGAAGAAGTGTCAGTTTGGTTAATGTGATTGGCCGTGTCCTGGTTATGAAACTGGGCGATTATTACCGCTACCTTAACAGCAATCATTACGAGGTTAATTAA
- a CDS encoding DUF6440 family protein: MKARLTEASDYLSKIDGSKETGVNYFFHSNSNAGGLTPLLDKERTL, translated from the coding sequence ATAAAAGCCCGGCTGACTGAAGCTTCTGATTATCTATCAAAGATAGACGGAAGTAAAGAGACTGGAGTCAACTATTTCTTTCACTCTAACAGCAATGCTGGCGGTTTAACCCCTTTGTTGGACAAAGAAAGGACGTTGTAG
- the dnaJ gene encoding molecular chaperone DnaJ — protein MNNTEFYERLGVSKDASQDEIKKAYRKMSKKYHPDINKEAGAEQKYKDIQEAYETLGDPQKRANYDQYGSAGAQGGFGGDAGGFGGFDSSGFGGFEDIFSSFFGGGTSRNPSAPRQGDDLQYRLNLQFEEAVFGIEKEVSYNRESSCATCAGTGAKPGTSPVTCSKCHGSGVINVDTQTPLGMMRRQVTCDVCHGTGKEIKEPCATCHGTGHQTQTHKVSVKIPAGVETGQQIRLQGQGEAGFNGGPYGDLFVIINVLPSSQFERNGSTIYYQMDISFVQAALGDTVEVPTVHGNVEMSIPAGTQTGKTFRLKGKGAPKLRGNGQGDQHVTVNIVTPNKLNDAQKEALRAFAAAGGDKVHPKKKGFFDKMKDAFEEI, from the coding sequence ATGAATAATACTGAATTTTATGAACGCTTAGGGGTATCAAAGGATGCTTCTCAGGATGAGATAAAAAAAGCTTATCGCAAGATGTCCAAGAAATATCATCCGGATATAAATAAAGAAGCTGGTGCTGAGCAAAAATACAAAGATATTCAAGAGGCGTATGAAACTCTGGGAGATCCGCAAAAACGTGCTAATTACGACCAATACGGTTCTGCTGGTGCCCAAGGCGGCTTTGGCGGAGATGCCGGTGGCTTTGGCGGCTTTGACAGCAGCGGCTTTGGCGGTTTTGAAGATATCTTTTCAAGTTTCTTTGGCGGCGGGACCAGCCGCAATCCTTCTGCTCCCCGTCAGGGAGATGATTTGCAGTACCGTCTTAATCTTCAGTTTGAGGAAGCTGTTTTTGGAATTGAGAAGGAAGTCAGCTACAATAGAGAGTCCTCCTGTGCGACATGTGCAGGTACAGGGGCCAAGCCGGGGACAAGTCCGGTGACCTGTTCGAAGTGTCACGGTTCAGGTGTGATCAATGTAGATACGCAAACTCCTCTTGGAATGATGCGCCGGCAGGTGACTTGTGATGTCTGCCATGGAACCGGTAAAGAAATTAAAGAGCCTTGTGCAACATGTCATGGAACAGGCCATCAGACACAGACGCATAAAGTATCTGTGAAAATTCCTGCCGGTGTCGAAACCGGACAGCAAATTCGTCTGCAGGGTCAAGGTGAGGCTGGATTTAACGGCGGTCCTTACGGAGATTTGTTTGTCATTATTAATGTCCTGCCAAGCAGTCAATTTGAGCGAAATGGTTCAACGATTTATTATCAGATGGACATTAGTTTTGTTCAGGCAGCTCTTGGCGATACAGTTGAAGTGCCTACCGTTCACGGGAATGTTGAGATGTCTATTCCGGCAGGTACACAGACCGGAAAAACCTTCCGTCTGAAAGGCAAAGGTGCTCCTAAACTCAGAGGGAACGGACAAGGTGACCAGCATGTGACGGTCAATATTGTAACCCCAAATAAATTAAATGATGCTCAAAAAGAAGCTTTGAGAGCTTTTGCAGCAGCTGGAGGAGATAAGGTCCACCCCAAGAAAAAAGGCTTCTTTGATAAAATGAAAGATGCTTTTGAAGAGATTTAA
- a CDS encoding PFL family protein — translation MNIKQVTETIEMIEEQNFDIRTITMGISLLDCIDPDIERAAEKIYQKVVAKAARLVTVGDEIAAELGIPIVNKRVSVTPIALIGAATSAKDYVPIAKALDKAAHEIGVDFIGGFSALVQKGYQKGDEILIQSIAPALAETSKVCASVNIASSKSGINMTAVGDMGRVIKETARLSDSGAARLVVFANAVEDNPFMAGAFHGVGEADVVINVGVSGPGVVKRALEKVRGESFDVLAETVKKTAFKITRIGQLVGQMAAERLGVKFGIVDLSLAPTPAIGDSVARVLEEMGLETVGAHGTTAALALLNDQVKKGGVMACNQVGGLSGAFIPISEDEGMIAAVEKGSLNLEKLEAMTAICSVGLDMIAVPADTPHETIAAMIADEAAIGVINQKTTAVRLIPKGKEGDILEFGGLLGAAPVMRVNKASASDFIARGGQIPAPIHSFKN, via the coding sequence ATGAATATTAAACAGGTTACTGAAACAATTGAAATGATTGAGGAGCAGAATTTTGATATTCGGACCATCACTATGGGGATTTCCCTGCTGGACTGCATTGATCCAGATATAGAACGTGCGGCTGAAAAGATTTATCAAAAGGTTGTTGCAAAAGCAGCGAGGCTTGTAACGGTCGGTGATGAAATTGCTGCTGAACTAGGAATTCCTATCGTTAACAAGCGTGTATCTGTGACCCCTATTGCTTTGATTGGGGCAGCAACATCTGCCAAAGATTATGTCCCTATCGCCAAAGCACTTGACAAAGCAGCTCATGAGATTGGTGTTGATTTTATCGGCGGATTTTCTGCTCTGGTACAGAAAGGTTACCAAAAAGGCGATGAGATTTTAATTCAGTCCATTGCTCCTGCTTTGGCTGAGACCAGCAAAGTCTGTGCTTCTGTCAATATTGCTTCGAGTAAATCCGGCATCAATATGACGGCTGTCGGCGATATGGGCCGTGTCATTAAAGAAACAGCTCGCTTATCTGATTCAGGGGCTGCCAGATTGGTTGTTTTTGCTAATGCTGTTGAAGATAATCCCTTTATGGCTGGTGCTTTTCATGGTGTCGGTGAAGCGGATGTTGTTATTAATGTCGGAGTATCAGGCCCCGGTGTGGTCAAACGTGCCTTAGAAAAAGTGAGGGGGGAAAGTTTTGACGTATTAGCTGAGACAGTGAAAAAAACAGCTTTCAAAATTACGCGTATTGGACAGCTGGTCGGTCAAATGGCTGCAGAGCGCTTAGGTGTGAAGTTTGGTATTGTTGATTTATCGCTGGCTCCTACCCCTGCGATTGGCGATTCGGTTGCACGTGTACTGGAGGAGATGGGACTTGAAACTGTTGGTGCCCATGGCACAACAGCGGCACTTGCCCTGTTAAATGATCAGGTAAAAAAGGGCGGCGTTATGGCCTGCAATCAGGTCGGCGGTCTTTCAGGAGCATTTATCCCGATTTCTGAAGATGAAGGGATGATTGCTGCAGTAGAAAAGGGGTCTCTGAATTTGGAGAAGCTGGAGGCGATGACAGCTATTTGTTCGGTCGGCTTAGATATGATTGCGGTTCCGGCAGATACGCCTCATGAGACTATCGCTGCAATGATTGCAGATGAAGCTGCAATCGGAGTCATTAATCAAAAAACGACAGCTGTGCGCCTTATTCCTAAAGGAAAAGAGGGAGATATACTGGAATTCGGCGGTCTTTTGGGAGCTGCTCCTGTTATGAGAGTCAATAAGGCTTCTGCTTCTGACTTTATTGCCCGCGGCGGTCAGATTCCGGCTCCGATTCATAGTTTTAAAAATTAA